The Danio aesculapii chromosome 22, fDanAes4.1, whole genome shotgun sequence genomic sequence GGCTCATGCCCCAAATCTAAATTTAAACGTAAAGGCGTTAAAAGAACCTATTTTTTtgatatattataacatattagATTATGATTATGTTGTTGTTTACAGACATACTCCTCTGGCCTTATCATGAGGTTGCATTATGacaaataaaagcaatatcaACATGCTCTTCTATTTACCTGGGTTCTTAACTGTACAACAAACGTGATATCATACAGTTTCAGGATTGTATTTCAATGCGGTTGCTTCTGAGGCATGAGTATTTACATTGAGTgaaattattcatgtttttttttttccgctGCACTCATGAAATATGTTGACCCAAGTTACCCAGAGCTAGAGTTCCAAGTAAGAAAATCCGCTTGGTACAAACCGAGAAGGTCAACACCAAAAGTAAACAGAGAGTTCCTGATATTTGTAAGAAGTGTTTACCTGCTGACCTGTGTTCACAGATGAGAGTAACGGTAAAAGTAAGTTCCAACCTGTGTTTGATATGAAGCGAGGTGCACAAAATCCCTATCGGAAACATCAGTAGctgatttttataaccattttctaaaaaaaataataatcagtcGCAACCAAGTGTAATTCACAGCCTTATAAAAATGGTAACAGCTTGACTTGCGCTTAAACACCTTTGCTTTTGTTGATCATTCCCGAAACCGCCTCCGTGTAGTTATTACAAGTATAAACTTGTCTAAATATGCATAAGTGACACATGTATATAGATATACAAGTATTCcaaaaactaaacataaacacCCCCACCCTTTCTTTAAGTGCCTGATGTAATCTCTTTTTCTCCTGTTCACCCTCCCAGGGGTTTAAGAACTTCCAAGTTTCAGTTCCTTTGGTTACTGAGAGCTTCAGTAAATTTACGTCATAGCACCATCTGGAAACATCTGTTCATAAGCCAAGTGTAAAGGCACTTGACCCCAAAGTTAAAGTGCCTTCCATTAGATGAAGGGAAATCTTAAACTCAAAGTCATTCCGtggcatttaatttttttcccccagtcATCACAGACATACGGTTTCCGTTTTCCTAAATAGCATTGACAACCAAGTCCACATTTGGTTCGTCTCCGCACTAGACTCAATTCGTTTGACTTGACACATAAAAGGAAGAAGGTTACATCTTCTGGGACCCCTTCACCCTGCTCAAACACATTCTTACAAAcaaaatatctgtaaaacaaGTTGGTGAGGCTTGTAAATCTCAATGTaaagaaaaaattaaacactGAACATAAAATTCGGCTGAGTGCATCCACACATCTGCGTGCGACAGATCGGTATTGCGTAGTGATGTGAGAGAGAGGTAACTGAGCGGTCTATTGTAGCTTATTTGAGGTTGAAAGATTTCCTGTGTATTATATCACTGTATCGCCAACATTCAGCAGCTGAGTAGTTGAGTTTGGAGATGTATGAAGGCCTTAACggaaattaaaagtaaataaatatgtcaCTGCTATGCTTGACCCTTGTCCTTTACCAGCGTGCCTATATCACAGTATTACTACCTACATTAAACAGTAAAATGACAATGTGTTTCTGGTTATAAACCCAAATATCTACAACTACAACTTCCTTGGGTTGAGGCTAAGTGTGAGAAATGCATTTCAGTTATATGGCAGGCCGGATCGGCACTTAActtaaaaagaaacaaagaatCTTATATTAGGTCAGACCTGAGGGtccttaataaaaaaactgaacccGTTTTCCTAAGCTTGCCATGACTGGGGAGCACAAAGTCAAGCCCCAGGTTAATTTATTAAGATTGTCTCAAGGCAAAGTAGCGAAGGACTACGATGTCCTCTCATTTTAAAACGCATCTTCTGGCACAGAGAAGTTTGGCAATTGTTGACGCAATTTCACCAAATCAAAGCTAGAGCTTCTCTTTTTTGTTTATCCTGAAAGATTTGTAGtagtacaaaaatataaaaaatcataacatatataaaaagacagaaaagacTAAAAACAAATCAAACGAACAAAATTAATCACTGCATCCAGTGGTGTGTGAGGTTGTTGGAGTGTGGCTTGTCTTCATATATTGACGTCCTGTTCAGTTTGTATGGTGAAGGTAGATGCGGTTTAAAGCGGAAATACCATTTATAAATCCCTAGAGAATACTATTCCTAGCAAACTGTTCCTTGCATCTTTGTtatcattgaaaaaaaatagaGGATCTTTGTCCAAATGGGACGTGTAAGACTATCCCTTTTTTTAGACCTTTCCTTGTTGACAGTAGCTGAGAGAACCTCCTGCTCACTCAACTTCCAAATTGCAACTTTCAGTGTGGATGTTGGGAGACAAGGGACAGGTGGATCTCAAGAGAGAAGGTCCTTTTTGACCCTGCTGTCCTGTGTCTCCctaaatttgtaacattttacgtCAAAGCCTTTCAGTCAGGCCCAGTGGTGGAGACTGAAGGTTGGACCCCTTCTCCGAAGGATGAGCCAGCACCTCCACCCCCACTATTGCCCTCAGCATCTTCCTGGCTGGGCGACTCGTCTTCATTCTGTCCTCCACGGGAGGTGACCGTGGTGGTCTCGGGAGAGGCACTATGGGACACCTCCTGTGGGGCACAGCCTGGGTGGTTCTTGCGGAAGTGCTGGTTGAGGATAGCCTGGAATGGGAAGCTCTTGCCACAGACATGGCAATGAAAGGGCTTGTTTCCTGTGTGCTTACGGATGTGGTACTCAAGTTGGTCCTTGCGGGTGTACTTCTTCCCACAGATTCGGCAGACAAAAGGGGTAATGCCCATGTGCAGGCGCATGTGACGATCTAGGCTGCCCTTCTGGTTGAATGACTTGCAGCAGTAAATGCAGGTGAGACGGGGGTTGTAGCGGAACCACCTGTCACCTACCTGTTCTCGTAGGTATTCCTCATATCCTCCCATGTCAAACACAGCTTGTTCTTCTCCCTGTATGGAAAGGGTGAAAGGTTAATGGTCTATTTACAAGATCTCCACTCCATTAAAATGGTTCCTAACTTAGGCACACCACCTGTTCTGTCTATGATACAACTGTAGGGTTTCTTATTTGCTCAGCATTGTGTGCCCCACCAATGTTTATTTGAAGATATTAGAAAAAGTAAAGGGTTGTAATTGTAAACTTTTGATTACAACTATGTTTGGGATGCCCTACCTGTGAGGTGGGATGTCTCTGATCGTCCACTCTTCCTGGAGACTCACTCTTGGCCCTCTGGCGATCAGCCATGACCACAACACTACCTGTTGGACTAAACCTGAAGCAAAAACAAGTACAGGTTcactatttattttacaaaacaaaacagaaaatgtgtTATTGGGGTAAGTGAAGTACATTTAAGTATTGTGCCTTGATTTtccttatcaaaaaaaaaaattaactacatcCATAAGATGCTtatacaaaaaaaactatttttaaattgaaCGTGAACTTCCTGTAGATGCCATACACACCTCTCTGTTTCACTGAAGCTACTGGACGGCTGGGAACTTTTCCCACCTCTTCCTCCTTCCTGCACCAGTGTGCTACGTCCTGAGGTGTCAATCATTACTGTCGGCCCCTCCTCGGCCCCACTGCCCTCCTCTGCTGAAGCCTGGGTCTCTGCccccatccactcatccatccttTCGGTCTTAATCCGAAACCCATCAACCATTCGCACATTttcctctcctcctctctctgCCTCAGGTCCTGTCTCAACATACCATTGCCCGGCTCGGTTAATTCGGAGAATGGGTTCTTTCCCAGATCCCACCTCCTCCGAACCAATGCCACTGTGCTCCActatttgagggctcatggactCCCCAGGGGGACTAATCTCTCTGACTTCCCTCACATCGCGGATGCTGATCACCCCAGTGTTGCCTAACAAACGGGAGCTTGTGAGTCTGGGACTCAAGGAGCGGGACCCACCTAGTGTCGTCCCACCTCTTCCCGATTCAATGGTCTGGTTGGTGGTCCTATGAGCTCCATTCCCAAGCTCCTCTTCAACATCCGATAGGCTGATTTTAAAGTGGATGCCTTCTAAAATCTGTGTGCAACGATCAATAATATGCTGCATTTGAAGGAAGCTGGCAGCCGTCAGGTAACTGATAATATCGGCAAGTTGCAAGCATAATCGTCCTGTGTAGCAGAACGAAAGGAGCTGCTCGAATACGGTTGGGTTCCGGATGACTGATATGGACACGGTGCTCATCTCGCTCAGTGACATGTGGTCCCTGAAGTAGGGGGAGCTGGCGGCAAGGACCACCTTGTGGGCACGAAAACTGTGGCCCTGAACATTGACCACAATGTCACATAGACGGCCCTGTATTCGCAACTGGTTCAAGTGCGACAGGACGGAGTTGCTGAAGTCCGGAATATCAAGTTGGATGCTTCCTGCTCGTTCCATGCGGGCTGCCTAGTGCGCTGCTTTTCAAAGCTGCTGACAAATAAAAAGAAGTTCAGGTTATTGGAATAAATCCGTAAAGcttgtaaaattaatttaaaattcaatATAATACAGACATTTTTTGCATTATGACAAAAGATGTGCAATTTCTGTTATAGCCAAGTACTTTCTGTACTATgcccaatttatttttaattttaaatttattttcttttggcctagtccctttatttatcaggggtcgccacagcggaatgaaccgccaaattatctagcatatgtttcatgcagcggatgctcttccagccgcaactgatcactgggaaacactcatacactctcagattCATAAACATACACaacaggcaatttagtttattcaattcacctatagtgcatgtctttggactgtgggagaaattgaagcacccggaggaatcccacaccaacatggggagaacatgcaaactccacagaaaaacgccaactggccaagccgggacttgaaccagcaaccttcttgctgcgaggcaacagtgctaaccacttagccaccatgccgccctcatAAAAAAAAGTGTAGGACCAGCTGACCAATAGTTGATGCGGACATGTTCAGGGAAACCTGTTTGAAGTTTTGTTCGAGTAGCTCTAATTCACAGAGTCCCTTATAGAGTCAACTGGTGCCTCTACAGATGCTTTTCCACTACCAGGCCAAATGGTTCTGTATGTTTAACCGTTTCAATCCAGTCACTATAGAAATGGTTTCATTTTCCACTGTTGTGCTAATAGTAGCTCTGtgtcatttcagaggctgcatcctctaaaggatgcagacttcaaaagTGAGTTCTTCGAAGTCCACACAAGCCGAACCGCGCATTTTGAAATGAGATGATCTTGCCTTCAGATCACAAAGTTTTAAAATCCTCTGTAGGCAAAGAAAAgtttacagaagctggaaatataattaattgatccatacatgtacacataaaaaatgtaaacagtctaTAAAATCACCTTTTTGTAAGACATGTcatactcatttatttttttaacgtgTTTAGATTCCCAGGgaaaataaacctaattcatacatttaatctggagttttcttttaaaaaggtcCTATCATTATCAGcacgcaatgaatcttgggacatTCAAGGCCGCAAAGGATCCACCAGTTGTGTCCTTCGCTCAGGCGGCATTTGAAGAACCCTTCGAATTATTTTGGAATGAGACAGTCTTCGTCACAGCGCAATGATGCTGCATCATTCAGAGGATGCCTCTAAAATGAGACACAACTACTGTAACTTTTTGAATTGTGATACAAGCACATCAGATGTTGCCTTGGTAGCATAATGGTGAATTTAAACATCATGGTGATGGATAATGATCTactatttctgtttttatttggtcACATGGAACAGGACAGTGACTTACAGCACAAAATCTGCACTGTTACCATTTCATGAATACTGCATATTCAGACACAATGCTCACTGGACATACTACACGTTAGAAAGTACATATATTCAGAGGAGGTACAAAATGGCCTATGGATACATTTCCTTTTTCCACTTCCTGTTAACTCTTATGACAATGTATATTTGTTCCCCTCAAGTTTTCAGTGCATATCCAAAATTTCACAAAAAGTGAAAGTCAGCCAGATTGAACAATCACTTTATTTGCAGAATCTGCCCACTACACCTTTAAGAACTGACCAGATTTTTTGTAACACTTCACATTAGATTGTAGCATGCTGAAATGCTTAAAACAATGGTTATTACATGGCTGAATGATGATAATTACATAAATGCTTTAACAACAGCAATGACAACAACCTGTTTACAAGTTTATGAAATTACAAAGACAagatttgtcatttaatattattcattattcataaaaTGAAACTGTAGCATTccagttataacaatgtaatgcaACGTATGACCCAATTTTCTTTAACAAAAGTTACATTTGAAGTGAGATGCAACAAAGATTTACCTCACCTTTTAGATTTCAGGCACAAAAATCTCTCCACTTTTTTTCGGCACTCTTGCACTTCTTTATGGCTACAACCCACAGCTGTTAGACAGCAAAGTTGCCATTTTTGCATTGCATAGGTCAGTAGGATTGATTCGCAGTGTTACTTTGTCTCTCTCTGTTTTTGACATAGTATCGGCCGACGGCGCAGGGCAGCTGTAACCGGCGGCGTGGCACCTCAGTTCGGTCCCAGTAACACACTGCAGCGCGGTGATGCGATGAAGCCTACCCGAAAAACACGCACACACCCCGGCGCAGAGCAAGCAGGGAGGTGCCTTACCCCGGTCCACgccaaatttatatttatacaaattaCAACCCCAAAATACGGTTGTCCTTTTACGACAGTCTGTTTTGAGTGATCGGGCATTGAATTCCCCCCATTTCACGACCACTATTTATCGCTATACTTATCGCCAGGGTTTCTGCTGTCGCTTTCGGTTCCTCCGCCGCTCTCATATTCCCCCATGTATAACATGAGCCAATGTACAGAAAATGGCATTCTTGTAAATGTAGTTCTGTCGCGTCACAGCCGTAACAACTTCCAATGGGTGAACTCGGCGAACAGGACTCGTGCTCCCATGATGCTTTGTTTTTACCATCGCTGTGAAAGTAGGTAAAGAGTTCGGTTGCATTTTTTGGTGACAGTTTCTTCCTCTGTTTTATGTGTGAGGAGGTATAGAGAGATAAAATGGAGAGGCATTCAGCCATTGAAAGGCACTAAGTCGTGTTACACATGAATATATAGCATTTTTTGAATAAATTACACACGTGTTGGAGAAACTCTTGTTGCAGGGCAATGCAGGCCTATTCGATATCAATAACACTGAACCCATTGAAcccaggaaaaaaaatatatggacTATTAGTCGTATCTTATCTAAAATTAACGCTTtacataattattaattacttaataaCTTATATCTTACCCTTACTAGcactctattatatatatatatatatatatatgtatgtatatatatatatatatatatatatatatatatatatgtatgtatatatatatatatatgtatgtatatatatatatgtatgtatatatatatatatatgtatgtatatatatatatatgtatgtatatatatatatatatatgtatatatatatatatatatatatatatatatatgtatatatatatatatatatatatatatatatgtatatatatatatatatatatatgtatatatatatatatatatatatgtatatatatatatatatatatgtatatatatatatatatgtatatatatatatatatatgtatatatatatatatatatatatatgtatatgtatatatatatatgtatatgtgtatatatatatatatatgtgtatgtatatatatatatgtatatgtatatatatatgtatatgtatatatatatatgtatatgtatatatatatgtatatatatatatatatatatgtatatatatatatatatgtatatatatatatatatatatgtatatatatatatatatatatgtatatatatatatatatatgtatatatatatatatgtatatgtatatatatatatatgtgtatatatatatgtgtatatatatatatatatatatatatatatatatatgtatatatatatatatgtatatatatgtatatatatatatatatatatatatatatatatatatatatgtatatatatatatatatgtatatatatatatgtatatatatatatgtatatatatatatatatatatgtatatatgtatatatgtatatatgtgtatatatatatatatatgtatatatatatatatatatatgtatttatatatatatatgtatatatatatatatatgtatatgtatatatatatatatatatatatatatatgtatatatatatatatatgtatatatatatatatatatatgtgtatatatatatatatatatgtatatatatatatatgtatatatatatatatatatgtgtatatatatatatatatatatgtatatatatatatatatatatatatatatatatatatatgtatatatatatatatgtatatatatatatatatatatgtatatatatatatgtatatatatatatatatatatgtatatatatatatgtatatatatatatatatatatatgtgtatatatatatatgtgtatatatatatatgtgtatatatatatatatatatatatatatatatatatgtatatatatatatatatatgtatatatatatatatatgtatatatgtatatatgtatatgtatatatatatatatatatatgtatatatatatatatatgtatatatgtatatatatatatatatatgtatatatatatatatatgtatatatgtatatatatatatatatatatgtatttatatatatatatgtatatatgtatatatgtatatatatatatatatatgtatatatatatatatgtatatatatatatgtatatatatatatgtatatatatatatatgtatatatatatatatatatgtatatatatatgtatatatatatatatgtatatatatatatatatatgtatatatgtatatatgtatatatgtatatatatatatatatatatatatatatgtatatatatatatatatatgtatttatatatatatatgtatatatgtatatatatatatatatatgtatatatatatatatatatatatatgtatatatatatatatatatgtgtatatatatatatatatatatatatatatatatatatatatatatatatatatatatgtatatgtgtgtatatatgtatatatatatatgtatatgtatatgtatgtatgtatgtatatatatatgtatatgtatatatatatgtatatgtgtatatgtatatatatatgtatatgtgtgtatgtatatatatgtatatgtatatatatatatgtatgtgtatgtatatatatatatgtgtatgtatatatgtatatatatatatatattatatatatatatatatatatatatatatatatatatatatatgtatatatgtatatgtatatatgtatatatatatatgtatatatatatatatatatatatatatatatatatatgtgtgtgtgtgtgtatatatatatatatatatatatatatatatatatatatatatatatatatatatatatatatatatatatgtgtatatatatatatgtgtatatatatatatgtatatatatatgtatatatatatatatatatatatgtgtgtgtgtatatatatatatatatatatatatatatatatatatatatatatatatatatatatatatatatatatatatatatatatatatatatatatatatatgtatgtgtgtgtgtgtgtgtgtgtgtgtgtgtgtgtgtgtgtgtgtgtatatataatatatatatttgtatatgtatatatatatgtatatgtgtatgtatgtgtatatatatgtatatgtgtatatatatatatatatatatatatatatatgtatgtatatatatatatatatatatatatatgtatatgtgtacgtatgtgtatatatatgtatatgtgtgtatatatatatatatatatatatgtatatgtgcgtgtgtgtgtatatgtgtacagatatatatatatatatatatatatatatatatatatatatatacacacacacacacacacgcacacacgcacacacgcacacacacacacacacacacacacacacacacacatatatgtgtatatattatatatatatatattgtg encodes the following:
- the zbtb37 gene encoding zinc finger and BTB domain-containing protein 37 translates to MERAGSIQLDIPDFSNSVLSHLNQLRIQGRLCDIVVNVQGHSFRAHKVVLAASSPYFRDHMSLSEMSTVSISVIRNPTVFEQLLSFCYTGRLCLQLADIISYLTAASFLQMQHIIDRCTQILEGIHFKISLSDVEEELGNGAHRTTNQTIESGRGGTTLGGSRSLSPRLTSSRLLGNTGVISIRDVREVREISPPGESMSPQIVEHSGIGSEEVGSGKEPILRINRAGQWYVETGPEAERGGEENVRMVDGFRIKTERMDEWMGAETQASAEEGSGAEEGPTVMIDTSGRSTLVQEGGRGGKSSQPSSSFSETERFSPTGSVVVMADRQRAKSESPGRVDDQRHPTSQGEEQAVFDMGGYEEYLREQVGDRWFRYNPRLTCIYCCKSFNQKGSLDRHMRLHMGITPFVCRICGKKYTRKDQLEYHIRKHTGNKPFHCHVCGKSFPFQAILNQHFRKNHPGCAPQEVSHSASPETTTVTSRGGQNEDESPSQEDAEGNSGGGGAGSSFGEGVQPSVSTTGPD